One window from the genome of Brachyspira hampsonii encodes:
- the hflX gene encoding GTPase HflX produces the protein MNNNQIKKAYIIFVTDSRQYRNTKINIDNILNELAMLCDTAGYEVVNKYSFIQPKITAGTYIGTGKLESLKESAAIDNVQYFIFDNELSGSQVNAIEEGSNITALTRTEIILEIFALRAKTMTAKMQVELAFLEFEYPRLKGKRTNLSQIKGGIGLRGGAGEKQLEYDRRRARERIHKLKSQLSKVEKSASTGRKGRENTFRIAIVGYTNSGKSTLFNLLCKESVYVEDKLFATLDTHTRKLYLSDDTPVEVIISDTVGFIDRLPHTLVASFKSTLSEVVEADLLLHLSDASDENIDEKLLHVESIIKEIDASHIKRIVIFNKSDCIDEVQKNRILTSYDDAVFISAKNNANIETLRKKVLDIILELNSN, from the coding sequence ATGAATAATAATCAAATAAAAAAAGCATATATAATCTTTGTAACCGACAGCAGACAATACAGAAACACTAAAATAAATATAGATAATATACTTAATGAGCTTGCAATGCTATGCGATACTGCAGGTTATGAAGTTGTAAATAAATATTCATTCATACAGCCAAAAATAACGGCCGGAACTTATATTGGTACAGGGAAATTAGAAAGTTTAAAAGAAAGTGCTGCTATTGATAATGTGCAATATTTTATATTTGATAATGAGCTTAGCGGTTCTCAGGTAAATGCCATAGAAGAAGGTTCTAATATAACAGCACTTACAAGAACCGAAATAATATTAGAAATATTTGCTTTGAGAGCTAAAACTATGACTGCTAAAATGCAGGTGGAATTAGCTTTTTTAGAATTTGAATACCCAAGATTAAAAGGTAAAAGAACTAATCTAAGCCAAATAAAAGGAGGTATAGGATTAAGAGGAGGGGCAGGAGAAAAACAGCTTGAATATGATAGAAGAAGAGCAAGAGAGCGTATACATAAATTAAAATCTCAATTAAGCAAGGTAGAAAAATCTGCAAGCACAGGTAGAAAAGGAAGGGAAAATACTTTTAGAATAGCAATAGTTGGATATACAAATTCAGGAAAAAGCACATTATTTAATCTGCTTTGTAAAGAATCTGTTTATGTTGAAGATAAATTATTTGCTACACTAGATACTCATACAAGAAAATTATATTTAAGTGATGATACGCCTGTAGAAGTAATAATAAGTGATACTGTAGGATTCATAGACAGACTTCCTCATACTTTAGTAGCTTCATTTAAATCTACATTATCTGAAGTTGTTGAAGCTGATTTACTTTTGCATTTATCTGATGCAAGCGATGAAAATATAGATGAAAAACTTCTGCATGTAGAAAGCATAATAAAAGAAATAGATGCCTCCCATATAAAAAGAATAGTTATATTCAATAAATCTGACTGCATAGATGAAGTACAAAAAAATAGAATATTAACCTCTTATGATGATGCTGTATTTATAAGTGCAAAAAATAATGCTAATATAGAAACTTTAAGAAAGAAAGTATTGGATATTATATTAGAATTAAATAGTAATTAA
- a CDS encoding CAP domain-containing protein, with protein sequence MVNIIIKMIFVIIASFGFLYAQDYNNDVNTMLKIFNEIRDNENLYPFEIDDKLNNIADIRAKELAISFSHIRPNNTKYDELLYENRIIVYSSNENIAYRFKNAETVASYWMNSSKYKVNIISDKFTHIGVSHYSINGEDFWVVIFAQLRR encoded by the coding sequence ATGGTTAATATTATAATAAAAATGATATTTGTCATCATAGCTTCTTTTGGGTTTTTGTATGCTCAGGATTATAATAATGATGTCAATACTATGCTGAAAATATTTAATGAAATAAGGGATAATGAAAATTTATACCCATTTGAAATTGATGATAAATTAAATAATATTGCAGATATTAGAGCAAAAGAGCTTGCTATAAGTTTTTCTCATATTAGACCTAATAATACAAAGTATGATGAATTGCTTTATGAAAATAGAATAATTGTTTATTCATCTAATGAGAATATAGCTTACAGATTTAAGAATGCTGAAACTGTTGCTAGTTATTGGATGAATTCTAGTAAATATAAAGTAAATATTATAAGCGATAAATTTACTCATATAGGTGTCTCGCATTATTCTATTAATGGTGAGGATTTTTGGGTAGTTATATTTGCCCAACTAAGAAGATAA
- a CDS encoding YebC/PmpR family DNA-binding transcriptional regulator, with translation MSGHSKWASIKHKKAANDSKKGKIWSKIAKEITIAVKEGGSPDPDQNARLRMVIVKAKGTNMPNDNIDRAIKRGAGAGEGANIEEMSYEGYAPGGVAIIVDVATDNKNRTAAEIRSIFSKNGGNLAENGAVSWQFKKKAVVIIPAAGNTEESLMDIVLDAGAEDIEQDEEVFTITGPMEALSSIVDALKAKGIEPESAEIVRVADNTMTIAENDAKKVMKIIGLFEDHDDVSAVATNLEITDNLIEE, from the coding sequence ATGTCAGGACACTCCAAGTGGGCTAGTATTAAACATAAAAAAGCCGCAAATGATTCAAAAAAAGGTAAAATTTGGTCAAAAATAGCAAAAGAAATAACAATCGCAGTAAAAGAAGGCGGAAGCCCAGATCCAGATCAGAATGCTAGATTAAGAATGGTTATAGTTAAAGCTAAAGGTACTAACATGCCTAATGATAATATAGACAGAGCTATAAAAAGAGGAGCTGGTGCAGGTGAAGGTGCTAATATTGAAGAGATGTCTTATGAGGGCTATGCTCCAGGAGGAGTTGCTATCATAGTGGATGTTGCTACAGATAACAAAAATAGAACAGCTGCTGAAATAAGATCTATATTCAGTAAAAATGGCGGAAACTTAGCAGAAAATGGTGCAGTTTCTTGGCAGTTTAAGAAAAAAGCAGTTGTTATTATACCTGCTGCAGGAAATACTGAAGAGAGTTTAATGGATATAGTTTTAGATGCCGGTGCTGAAGATATAGAACAAGATGAAGAAGTATTTACTATCACGGGTCCTATGGAGGCATTATCATCTATAGTTGATGCTCTAAAAGCTAAAGGCATTGAACCTGAAAGTGCTGAAATAGTACGCGTTGCTGATAATACTATGACTATAGCTGAAAATGATGCTAAAAAAGTTATGAAAATCATAGGTTTATTTGAAGATCATGACGATGTTTCAGCAGTTGCTACTAACTTAGAAATTACTGATAACTTAATAGAAGAATAA
- the yqeK gene encoding bis(5'-nucleosyl)-tetraphosphatase (symmetrical) YqeK: MKEFNDKEKKIAEYIEKYLPFRAKHIFSTRELSIQIAEKYDIDTNKASIAALCHDLGKRYKDDEMRKIILENDNKEYPNYITGALLHARVSSIIAEKEFSINDKEILNAIESHTVGHGNMTMLEKIIYASDYLEPARNIPAADKIRENIFTDFDNAFLEVVLESINFVLIKRQYLSDKTIELYNSLVIK; this comes from the coding sequence ATGAAAGAATTTAATGATAAAGAAAAAAAAATAGCTGAATATATAGAAAAATATTTACCTTTCAGAGCAAAACATATATTTTCCACAAGAGAGCTTTCTATTCAAATAGCAGAAAAATATGATATAGATACAAATAAAGCCTCTATTGCAGCATTATGCCATGATTTGGGAAAGAGATATAAAGATGATGAAATGCGTAAAATAATACTTGAAAATGATAATAAAGAATACCCAAATTATATAACAGGTGCTTTACTGCATGCAAGAGTAAGTTCTATAATCGCAGAAAAAGAATTCTCAATAAATGATAAAGAAATTTTAAACGCAATAGAAAGTCATACTGTAGGACATGGAAATATGACTATGCTTGAAAAAATAATATATGCATCAGATTATCTTGAGCCTGCAAGAAATATTCCAGCTGCAGATAAAATAAGAGAGAATATTTTTACAGATTTTGATAATGCATTTTTAGAAGTAGTATTAGAATCTATAAATTTTGTTTTGATTAAAAGACAGTATTTATCAGACAAAACAATAGAACTTTATAATTCATTAGTTATCAAATAA
- a CDS encoding ABC transporter ATP-binding protein yields the protein MDNDIILKLENVKKYFNPHANIIESLMKKSKEIKAVDDVSFELKRGKILGIIGESGSGKTTIGKLVMKLINPTSGNIIFENENINNFNKEETAKYRRNVQMIFQDPYASMNPRFKIKDVLKEPLYIHNIDGDEKVYDEMVIKALKDVKINPPEEFMERYPHMLSGGQRQRIATARALILNPKLVVADEPVSMIDLSTRAEILYMMKELQIEKNLSYIYITHDLSTARYFADMVAVMYLGSIVEIGDADEIIDNPKHPYTKALIAAVPDASSGRVNIIKELPIKGEIPNASDIPSGCRFHTRCIYAKEECKNNIPNAEKISENHLISCLFAK from the coding sequence ATGGATAATGATATAATATTAAAACTTGAAAATGTAAAAAAATATTTTAATCCTCATGCCAATATTATAGAAAGTTTAATGAAAAAGTCTAAAGAGATTAAAGCAGTTGATGATGTTAGCTTTGAACTAAAAAGAGGAAAAATACTTGGAATAATAGGAGAATCCGGAAGCGGAAAAACTACTATAGGAAAACTTGTAATGAAATTAATAAATCCTACATCAGGAAATATTATATTTGAAAATGAAAATATTAATAATTTTAATAAAGAAGAAACCGCTAAATATAGAAGAAATGTACAAATGATATTCCAAGATCCTTATGCTTCTATGAATCCAAGATTTAAAATAAAAGATGTACTAAAAGAACCTTTATATATTCATAATATTGATGGAGATGAAAAAGTTTATGATGAGATGGTTATCAAGGCTTTAAAAGATGTAAAAATCAATCCTCCAGAAGAGTTTATGGAAAGATATCCTCATATGCTTTCAGGCGGACAGCGTCAGAGAATAGCAACGGCAAGAGCTTTAATACTTAATCCTAAATTAGTTGTTGCTGATGAACCTGTTTCTATGATAGATTTATCCACAAGGGCTGAAATTCTTTATATGATGAAAGAGCTTCAAATAGAGAAAAATTTAAGCTATATATACATTACCCATGATTTATCAACAGCAAGATATTTTGCCGATATGGTAGCAGTTATGTATTTGGGAAGTATTGTAGAAATTGGAGATGCTGATGAAATAATAGATAATCCTAAGCACCCATATACAAAGGCCTTAATAGCGGCAGTTCCAGATGCTTCTTCAGGAAGAGTTAATATAATAAAAGAACTTCCTATCAAAGGCGAAATACCTAATGCCTCCGATATACCTTCAGGATGCCGATTCCATACAAGATGCATATATGCTAAAGAAGAATGCAAAAATAATATTCCTAATGCTGAAAAAATTTCAGAAAATCATTTAATTTCATGCCTATTTGCAAAATAA
- the pfkB gene encoding 1-phosphofructokinase: MIYTLTLNPAVDYYMDMNKFDEGELNKVNNSYTLAGGKGINVSKVLKNFGIESAALGFCGGFTGDYIKADLNKYGIKDNFISLTEDTRINVKIKTAKKETEIMGKSPKILQENIDQMLYIIDNNIQDNDILVLSGSVPSSVKEDIYKDIIQKTKSKSNVKVILDSRENAFKIAVKENVFLTKPNRKELSEYFGKDIKTVYDIITYAKKLVEDGSENVIVSLGKDGSALVNKDGSYIGNAPEGNLISSVGAGDAMVAGIVYGISQNLNILDSYKYAIASGTATAFSEGLTTFENMNNLLDKIQIKEINLK, encoded by the coding sequence ATGATTTATACTTTAACACTAAATCCTGCAGTAGACTATTATATGGATATGAATAAATTTGATGAAGGAGAACTAAATAAAGTAAATAATTCATACACTTTAGCAGGAGGAAAAGGAATAAATGTTTCTAAAGTATTAAAAAATTTTGGCATAGAATCTGCTGCTTTAGGATTTTGCGGCGGCTTTACAGGTGATTATATAAAAGCAGATTTAAATAAATATGGAATCAAAGATAATTTTATTTCTCTGACAGAAGATACTAGAATCAATGTGAAAATAAAAACAGCAAAAAAAGAAACAGAAATAATGGGCAAGTCTCCTAAAATATTGCAGGAGAATATAGATCAGATGCTTTATATTATAGATAATAATATTCAGGACAATGATATATTAGTTCTTTCTGGAAGTGTCCCTAGTTCTGTGAAAGAAGATATTTATAAAGATATTATACAAAAAACGAAATCAAAAAGTAATGTAAAAGTAATATTGGATTCAAGAGAGAATGCTTTTAAAATAGCGGTGAAAGAAAATGTTTTTCTTACAAAACCAAATAGAAAAGAATTATCTGAATATTTCGGAAAGGATATAAAAACTGTATATGATATCATAACTTATGCCAAGAAATTAGTAGAAGACGGAAGTGAAAATGTTATAGTATCATTGGGGAAAGATGGTTCTGCTTTAGTTAATAAAGACGGCTCTTATATAGGAAATGCTCCTGAAGGAAATCTCATTAGCTCTGTTGGGGCAGGAGATGCTATGGTGGCTGGTATTGTATATGGTATAAGCCAAAATTTAAATATACTTGATTCATATAAATATGCTATAGCTTCAGGAACTGCTACTGCTTTCAGTGAGGGACTTACGACATTTGAAAATATGAATAATTTATTGGATAAGATTCAAATAAAAGAGATTAATTTAAAATAA
- a CDS encoding ABC transporter substrate-binding protein encodes MKKTMLVSILSIALMALIISCSGGNNTSSQTNGSLDKIRVAYLADFAGTSAAAIAQEKGFFKEENLDVELVKFLNGPSEVSAMLSGDIQFAYIGHGAHSLAIQGKVNVLFPNGLSKSEQILVGKWANINAISDLRGKTVGTQLGTSGEILLNLALDKAGINRAELNVVNMDVSGIVSSMIGKKVDAVSVWAPYTFEINKQLGDQVESIATIIDYSDEGVFPSSWIVTPGYQKNNPDIVNRFSKAILKAMDYRASNIDEAVEIVAKINGTPIESVSLEKETALWLTGEDIKNHYSDGTAAKWYEAQQKIFINSQVITEPVDVNNYVQFELINNLFK; translated from the coding sequence ATGAAAAAAACTATGTTAGTTTCTATTTTATCAATAGCATTAATGGCTTTGATAATATCATGTTCAGGAGGAAACAATACTTCTTCTCAAACAAATGGTTCACTTGACAAAATAAGAGTAGCATACCTTGCAGATTTTGCAGGTACTTCTGCTGCGGCTATAGCACAGGAAAAAGGTTTTTTTAAAGAAGAAAATTTAGATGTTGAATTAGTTAAATTTTTAAATGGACCTTCTGAAGTTTCTGCTATGCTTTCAGGAGATATACAATTTGCTTATATAGGACATGGTGCACATTCTTTGGCTATTCAAGGTAAAGTCAATGTATTATTTCCTAATGGATTAAGCAAATCTGAACAAATTCTAGTTGGAAAATGGGCTAATATCAATGCTATTTCTGATTTAAGAGGTAAAACAGTAGGTACTCAGCTTGGTACTTCCGGAGAAATTTTATTGAATTTAGCTTTAGATAAGGCAGGTATAAATAGAGCGGAATTGAATGTTGTTAATATGGATGTAAGCGGAATAGTATCATCGATGATAGGTAAAAAAGTGGATGCTGTATCTGTATGGGCACCTTATACTTTTGAAATTAATAAACAGCTTGGGGATCAAGTAGAGTCTATTGCAACTATAATTGATTATTCTGATGAAGGTGTATTTCCTAGCAGCTGGATAGTTACTCCTGGGTATCAGAAAAATAATCCTGATATAGTTAATAGATTTTCAAAAGCTATATTAAAAGCTATGGATTATAGAGCTTCTAATATAGATGAGGCTGTTGAAATAGTTGCTAAGATAAATGGAACTCCTATAGAATCTGTATCTTTAGAAAAAGAAACTGCTTTATGGCTTACAGGAGAAGATATAAAAAATCATTATTCTGATGGTACTGCTGCTAAATGGTATGAAGCACAGCAAAAAATATTTATAAACTCTCAAGTTATAACAGAGCCTGTAGATGTTAATAATTATGTTCAATTTGAATTAATTAATAATTTATTTAAATAA
- a CDS encoding alcohol acetyltransferase codes for MKHLYKLDNAAKLFVSIKNKKNIPIFRVSAVLNNEAVNPDILQQALDITIKRFPTLSLMIKKGLFWNYFEENHRKLIVAEDKYYPCYNINSKLNNGYLLRVGYYKYRIFTEVYHSLADASSLISFLKSLLYHYFVLSGKNIDDKNDDIFKDTVPITADYDDSFYVHTKNKIKTKKEKKIKNIYLIKGKPLKFYGDNVVHGILSLKRIKEESKKHNTTITSYIISVLVYSIYETRIKNRFDGKNIVMCVPVNLRNIFPSISLKNFFGIANVVIPTDKELTFDDIIIITNKEMKEKISKEKLQNFIYENTKLENNIFAKFIPLVIKNFAVNLAFELFEDKLKTMTVSNFSNISLPDDMKNYIRHFEAIVYPTINSPLNCGLCSFEDKLSITFNRTVIETDIIKYFFNYISNITEVEIYSNDFGV; via the coding sequence ATGAAACATCTTTATAAATTAGATAATGCAGCTAAACTTTTTGTTTCTATAAAAAATAAAAAAAATATACCAATATTTAGAGTATCAGCAGTTCTTAATAATGAAGCAGTTAATCCTGATATACTTCAGCAGGCATTGGATATCACTATAAAAAGATTTCCTACTCTTTCACTTATGATAAAAAAGGGGCTGTTTTGGAATTACTTTGAAGAAAATCATAGAAAATTAATTGTAGCAGAAGACAAATATTATCCTTGCTATAATATAAACAGTAAATTAAATAATGGCTATCTTTTAAGAGTGGGATATTATAAATACAGAATATTTACAGAAGTTTATCATTCTCTTGCGGATGCTTCATCTCTAATAAGTTTTTTAAAATCTTTGCTTTATCATTATTTTGTTTTATCAGGAAAAAATATTGATGACAAGAATGATGATATATTTAAAGATACTGTTCCGATTACAGCCGACTATGATGACAGCTTTTATGTTCATACAAAAAATAAAATAAAAACTAAAAAAGAAAAAAAGATAAAAAATATTTATTTGATTAAAGGAAAGCCTTTAAAATTTTATGGTGATAATGTTGTGCATGGCATATTAAGTTTGAAAAGGATAAAGGAAGAGAGCAAAAAACATAATACAACTATCACATCTTATATAATATCAGTTTTAGTTTATTCTATTTATGAAACTAGAATAAAAAACAGATTTGATGGAAAAAATATAGTTATGTGCGTTCCTGTTAATTTGAGGAATATATTTCCTTCAATATCATTAAAAAATTTCTTCGGCATTGCTAATGTAGTTATTCCTACAGATAAAGAATTAACTTTTGATGATATTATAATAATTACAAATAAAGAGATGAAAGAAAAAATTAGCAAGGAAAAACTTCAGAATTTTATATATGAAAATACAAAATTAGAAAATAATATATTTGCTAAATTTATACCATTAGTTATTAAAAATTTTGCAGTTAATTTAGCCTTTGAACTTTTTGAAGATAAATTAAAAACTATGACAGTATCCAATTTCAGTAATATATCATTGCCTGATGATATGAAAAATTATATAAGACATTTTGAAGCCATTGTATATCCTACAATAAACAGTCCTTTAAATTGCGGTTTATGCAGTTTTGAAGATAAATTGTCAATTACATTCAATAGAACTGTGATAGAAACAGATATAATAAAATATTTTTTTAATTATATATCCAATATTACAGAAGTTGAAATTTATTCTAATGATTTTGGGGTGTAA
- the ruvC gene encoding crossover junction endodeoxyribonuclease RuvC gives MITLGIDPGFARCGYAFIESKNSSYKIVNSGLIETFQNQEYNQRLSFIYTQLDALIKKYNPNNAAIEELFFSKNTKTAIKVAEARGVIILALTLNNIEFQEYKPKEVKSQITGNGNANKDAMMKMVNLFTASNIIQDDTADAVAIALAHASRNRIFNSIK, from the coding sequence ATGATAACTTTAGGAATAGATCCGGGATTTGCTAGATGCGGTTATGCTTTTATAGAGAGTAAAAACTCATCATACAAAATAGTGAATTCCGGGCTTATTGAAACTTTTCAAAATCAAGAATATAATCAAAGACTTTCATTTATATATACTCAATTAGATGCTCTTATCAAAAAATATAACCCAAACAATGCCGCAATAGAAGAACTGTTTTTTTCAAAAAATACTAAAACAGCAATAAAAGTTGCTGAAGCCAGAGGTGTTATTATATTAGCTCTCACTTTAAATAATATTGAATTTCAGGAATACAAACCTAAAGAAGTAAAATCTCAAATAACAGGAAATGGAAATGCAAATAAAGATGCTATGATGAAAATGGTAAATCTATTTACAGCTTCTAATATTATTCAAGATGATACCGCCGATGCTGTAGCCATAGCTTTAGCCCATGCTTCAAGAAATAGAATATTTAATAGTATCAAATAA
- a CDS encoding ROK family protein, which translates to MKRLKAKNIKEQNYIDIVKLLKIGHYSRADLAYNLELSKASISVLVDDLINMGIVYEKCDGESSSLGGKKPILLDINKNLGYFIAVHFRRELCNIAIVNLENEIIEECSLQVNINDDYRITFNTIIKKIKDLKNKYKDKKVFSIGISVPGKISKKNNNILVDCMGIPEWKNIPLKEYIEENTNTDVIIDRYACAMLTYSMLEEMKKSMPIQTSSVYIYLGNWIGVSVSSNGAILYGTHDTAANYSHTIVTDSNYICMCGKKGCWESVASINAFMNELRNRDNKYKNISYNEIIKNHINDDIVIDTYKNFSAYWVSIGIYNIVNTFDPETIFIGGEMLYLGEDFINEIKNNIKNKYNSYNFLTEINFINNFKDIEIYAASSVAIYDFYNFSMYKYLSK; encoded by the coding sequence ATGAAGAGATTAAAAGCTAAAAATATCAAAGAACAAAATTATATTGATATAGTAAAATTATTAAAAATAGGTCATTATTCAAGAGCTGATTTGGCTTATAATTTAGAATTAAGCAAGGCAAGTATATCCGTACTAGTAGATGATTTAATTAATATGGGAATAGTATATGAAAAATGTGATGGTGAGTCATCATCTTTAGGAGGTAAAAAACCTATATTATTAGATATAAATAAAAACTTAGGATATTTTATAGCTGTACATTTTAGAAGAGAATTATGCAATATAGCTATTGTTAATTTGGAAAATGAAATCATAGAAGAATGTTCATTACAAGTAAATATAAATGATGATTATAGAATAACATTTAATACAATAATAAAAAAAATTAAAGATTTAAAAAATAAATATAAAGATAAAAAAGTATTTTCTATAGGAATATCAGTACCCGGTAAGATAAGCAAAAAAAATAATAATATCCTTGTAGATTGTATGGGAATACCTGAATGGAAAAATATACCATTAAAAGAATATATAGAAGAGAATACTAATACTGATGTTATCATTGACAGATATGCATGTGCTATGCTTACATATAGTATGCTTGAAGAGATGAAAAAATCTATGCCTATACAAACTTCATCTGTATATATTTATTTAGGTAATTGGATTGGAGTATCTGTATCCAGCAACGGAGCAATTTTGTATGGTACGCATGACACAGCAGCTAACTATTCTCATACTATAGTAACCGATTCTAATTATATTTGTATGTGCGGAAAAAAAGGATGCTGGGAATCTGTTGCGAGCATTAATGCTTTTATGAATGAGCTTAGAAACAGAGATAATAAATATAAAAATATAAGCTATAATGAAATTATAAAAAATCATATTAATGATGATATTGTTATTGATACTTATAAAAACTTTTCAGCTTATTGGGTCTCTATAGGAATATACAATATAGTTAATACTTTTGACCCTGAAACTATATTTATAGGCGGAGAGATGCTTTATTTAGGTGAAGACTTTATTAATGAAATAAAAAATAATATAAAAAATAAATATAATTCTTATAACTTCCTTACTGAAATAAATTTTATTAATAATTTTAAAGATATAGAAATATATGCTGCTTCTTCTGTTGCTATATATGATTTTTATAATTTTAGTATGTATAAATATTTATCTAAATGA
- a CDS encoding DNA adenine methylase, giving the protein MITNTEDNVKDKYLKENLIAYIGNKRRLLSFIKNTISEILQEDSNIKTALDLFAGSGSVSRLFKTLDLEVYSNDWEYYSYILNYAHLCINEEDLSNMFIHTGGAENTINMINDIRYIDDEDRYISKYYAPSSDENPDLINERLFYTHYNAERIDIIRHNIEMLYKNNVINEKEYYYLIASIIYESATHTNTSGVFKAFHAGFGGRNKDALHRIMAPISLKQIPLYNGKKCHVSMIDANEFVIKNRNKHFDLVYLDPPYNQHQYGSNYHLLNTIALWDKPVINKNIYVNGKKTDKGGIRKDWIKTKSMYCYKKTAKDTLINLLDNIDSKHIVMSYSTDGIIEYDDLISILENRGKLDIVTSEYTKYRGAKRSIVNRTKNIEYLFVIDTSKINYSSVNKKLRYIDNIRLKMDNPLDCSKDNIIFDYDKDDIIVLNLKYSVHIINKDEVCSKLKDKSLEYIKVFSMFLDKYIKDDNINALKIYSYHINAAILANDIRLIKYFGEYILQIYSRLCSSKSNEYLIDITNSILDILSYYNYEISIISKIKQRIIYNIKHSNISEFNKNKLLIRLEK; this is encoded by the coding sequence ATGATAACTAATACTGAAGATAATGTTAAAGATAAATATTTAAAAGAAAATTTAATAGCATATATTGGAAATAAGAGAAGATTGCTTTCATTTATAAAAAATACTATTTCAGAAATATTGCAGGAAGATAGTAATATAAAAACAGCATTGGATCTATTTGCAGGAAGCGGAAGCGTTTCAAGACTTTTTAAAACTTTGGATTTGGAAGTTTATTCTAATGATTGGGAATATTATTCTTATATTCTAAACTATGCTCATTTATGTATAAATGAAGAAGACTTATCTAATATGTTTATTCATACAGGCGGGGCAGAGAATACAATAAATATGATTAATGATATTAGATATATTGATGATGAGGACAGATATATATCAAAATATTATGCTCCTTCAAGCGATGAAAATCCTGACTTAATAAATGAAAGACTTTTTTATACTCATTACAATGCTGAGAGAATTGATATTATAAGGCATAATATAGAAATGCTTTACAAAAATAATGTAATAAATGAAAAGGAATATTATTATCTTATAGCTTCAATTATATATGAATCAGCAACTCATACAAATACTTCCGGAGTTTTTAAAGCTTTTCATGCAGGTTTCGGCGGAAGAAATAAAGATGCATTGCATAGAATCATGGCCCCTATATCATTAAAGCAAATACCTTTATATAATGGTAAAAAATGCCATGTGAGTATGATTGATGCCAATGAGTTTGTTATAAAAAATAGAAATAAGCATTTTGATTTAGTATATTTAGATCCTCCTTATAATCAGCATCAATACGGAAGCAATTATCATTTGCTTAATACCATAGCTCTATGGGATAAGCCTGTAATTAATAAAAATATATATGTAAATGGTAAGAAAACGGACAAAGGCGGTATAAGAAAAGATTGGATAAAAACTAAATCTATGTACTGCTATAAAAAAACTGCTAAAGATACTTTAATAAATTTATTGGATAATATAGATTCTAAACATATAGTAATGAGTTATTCTACAGATGGTATAATAGAGTATGATGATTTAATATCAATACTTGAAAATAGAGGTAAATTAGATATTGTTACTTCTGAATATACTAAATACAGAGGTGCTAAAAGATCTATAGTTAATAGAACTAAAAACATAGAATACTTATTTGTAATTGATACTTCAAAAATAAATTACAGCAGTGTTAATAAAAAATTGAGGTATATAGATAATATCAGATTAAAAATGGATAATCCTTTAGATTGTTCTAAAGACAATATAATATTTGATTATGATAAAGATGATATTATAGTATTAAATTTAAAATATTCTGTTCATATAATAAATAAAGATGAGGTATGCAGCAAGCTTAAAGATAAAAGTTTGGAATATATAAAAGTATTCTCTATGTTTTTGGATAAATATATTAAAGATGATAATATTAATGCATTGAAAATTTATTCTTATCATATTAATGCTGCCATACTTGCTAATGATATAAGACTTATAAAATATTTTGGTGAATATATACTTCAAATTTACAGTAGATTATGTTCATCAAAATCTAATGAATACCTTATAGATATTACTAATAGTATTTTAGATATTTTATCATATTATAATTATGAAATAAGCATTATTTCTAAAATAAAACAGAGAATAATTTATAATATAAAACATTCAAATATTTCCGAATTTAATAAAAATAAATTACTTATTAGGCTTGAAAAATAA